In the genome of Bremerella sp. JC817, one region contains:
- a CDS encoding Gfo/Idh/MocA family oxidoreductase: MDRRQFLTTAAAVTTIASLPRSTWAEDLLDIKPKRVGLIGCGWYGKCDLMRLIQVAPVEVVSICDVDSQMRTGAAELIASRQKSGHQPRQFGDYRKMLAEKDLDICLIGTPDHWHALTMIEACRAGADVYVQKPISRDIVEGQAMLAAARKYDRVVQVGTQRRSTAHLIEARDKVVHEGLLGTIGHAEVCCYYGMGRDRKAENCPPPEYLDYEMWTGPAPKLPFNPVMHPRSWRMFDEFGNGIMGDMCIHMLDTVRWMLNLGWPNSVNSRGGTYVYQDATGNVPDTQVATFDFDELDVVWTHRTYGDAPDRDYPWALFLYGDKGTLKASVNKYEFFPKGSIKATLTGSPKTEWDKYPEDQHEKDLEQHVAAANRAHQRNFLQAIENRSRPVADIEQGHISTASCILANLSLKLGRSLTWDAEQQQVAGDDEANKLLARTYRGEWTHPTPDNV, encoded by the coding sequence ATGGATCGTCGACAGTTTCTTACGACCGCCGCCGCGGTGACCACCATTGCTTCGCTGCCTCGCTCGACATGGGCGGAAGATCTGCTCGACATCAAACCGAAGCGTGTCGGGCTGATTGGTTGCGGCTGGTATGGCAAGTGCGACCTGATGCGGCTGATTCAGGTCGCCCCGGTCGAAGTCGTTTCGATCTGCGATGTTGATAGCCAGATGCGAACCGGCGCGGCGGAACTGATCGCTTCCCGCCAGAAATCAGGCCACCAGCCTCGACAGTTTGGCGACTACCGCAAGATGCTTGCCGAGAAAGATCTCGATATCTGCCTGATTGGCACTCCCGACCATTGGCACGCGCTGACCATGATCGAGGCCTGTCGGGCCGGGGCCGATGTCTACGTGCAAAAGCCGATCAGCCGCGATATCGTCGAAGGTCAGGCAATGCTGGCCGCGGCTCGCAAGTACGACCGCGTTGTGCAGGTCGGTACGCAGCGCCGCAGTACGGCTCACTTGATCGAAGCCCGCGATAAGGTCGTCCACGAAGGCTTACTCGGGACGATCGGGCACGCCGAGGTCTGCTGTTACTATGGCATGGGACGCGATCGGAAGGCCGAGAACTGCCCACCGCCTGAATATCTCGATTACGAAATGTGGACCGGGCCGGCTCCCAAGCTGCCCTTCAACCCGGTAATGCACCCACGTAGCTGGCGAATGTTCGATGAGTTCGGCAACGGTATCATGGGCGACATGTGCATCCACATGCTGGACACGGTCCGCTGGATGCTGAACCTCGGTTGGCCGAACTCCGTCAACAGCCGGGGCGGAACATACGTCTACCAAGACGCCACCGGCAATGTGCCAGACACCCAGGTCGCGACGTTTGATTTCGACGAACTGGATGTCGTCTGGACGCATCGCACCTACGGCGATGCCCCTGACCGTGACTACCCTTGGGCGTTGTTCCTTTATGGCGATAAGGGAACGTTGAAAGCGAGCGTCAACAAGTACGAGTTCTTCCCGAAGGGCTCGATCAAGGCGACCCTAACAGGCAGTCCCAAGACCGAGTGGGACAAGTATCCGGAAGATCAGCACGAGAAAGATCTGGAGCAACATGTCGCTGCCGCCAATCGGGCCCATCAGCGGAACTTCCTGCAAGCGATCGAGAATCGCAGCCGACCGGTGGCCGATATCGAACAGGGACACATCTCGACCGCCAGTTGTATTCTGGCGAACTTGTCGCTGAAGCTGGGGCGGAGCCTGACGTGGGATGCTGAGCAGCAGCAAGTCGCCGGCGACGACGAGGCGAACAAGCTGCTCGCCCGAACCTATCGAGGCGAGTGGACCCATCCGACGCCTGACAATGTCTAA
- a CDS encoding DUF1559 domain-containing protein has product MKARGFTLVELLVVIAIIGVLIALLLPAVQQAREAARRMQCNNNLKQIGIALHNFHDTFGHFPASYGFTDKTKIAGTNPQWGWGARLLPFIEQSALHDTLGVTSRELNEALPTTNSSNWPALEVAAIRTPISGYLCPSDASNGEINTTVDFIHSSGPESTKPAISNYVACMGHYTYNWNGSPSAQVPDWHGVMNVQDGINMARITDGTSNTFAIGERDYLHQAGYWVGVGNSYSETYWSAPKVLGRTFSNKLNTPLTGRYYSAFASMHPGGANFLFADGSVHFIADTIESSEGLTTSGGQAAYYTSFSNLDKTTVGVYQRLGMSDDGVTLGEY; this is encoded by the coding sequence ATGAAAGCTCGAGGCTTTACGCTTGTCGAATTGCTGGTGGTGATTGCCATCATTGGTGTGTTGATCGCTTTGTTGCTGCCGGCTGTGCAGCAGGCTCGCGAAGCAGCGCGTCGCATGCAGTGCAATAACAACCTGAAGCAAATCGGCATTGCGCTACACAACTTCCACGATACGTTTGGCCACTTCCCAGCCAGTTACGGCTTCACGGACAAGACGAAGATCGCCGGCACGAATCCTCAGTGGGGCTGGGGCGCACGCTTGTTGCCATTCATCGAACAGTCGGCCCTGCACGACACGCTGGGCGTGACTTCGCGCGAACTGAACGAAGCGTTGCCAACCACCAACTCGTCGAACTGGCCAGCCTTAGAAGTGGCTGCCATCCGCACGCCGATCAGTGGCTATCTTTGCCCAAGTGATGCGAGCAACGGCGAGATCAACACGACTGTCGACTTCATTCACTCCAGCGGTCCAGAATCGACCAAGCCTGCCATCAGCAACTACGTCGCTTGCATGGGTCACTATACCTACAACTGGAACGGTTCTCCTTCCGCCCAGGTGCCCGACTGGCACGGCGTGATGAACGTTCAAGATGGTATCAACATGGCTCGCATCACCGACGGAACCAGCAATACGTTTGCCATCGGCGAGCGTGATTACCTGCACCAGGCAGGCTACTGGGTTGGCGTTGGTAACTCGTACAGCGAAACCTATTGGTCGGCTCCGAAGGTCCTGGGGCGTACGTTCTCGAACAAGTTGAACACGCCTCTGACCGGTCGGTATTACTCGGCATTCGCCAGCATGCACCCAGGCGGTGCGAACTTCCTGTTCGCTGATGGCAGTGTGCACTTCATCGCCGACACGATCGAATCGAGCGAAGGTCTGACGACCAGCGGTGGTCAGGCAGCCTACTACACGTCGTTCTCGAATCTCGACAAGACCACCGTTGGTGTTTACCAGCGACTGGGCATGTCGGACGACGGCGTGACCCTTGGCGAATACTAA
- a CDS encoding C-terminal binding protein, whose amino-acid sequence MAKYHVLLTDYAWEELEIEKKVLADNDVELIVSPSKDEQTLVELAQKHQVDAIMTNWALVTEKVISASPKVKIVARLGIGLDNIDIDYCTSKGILVTNTPDYCLTEVAEHTLALMFACARKVAMYHHDTMSGKYDLTAGPIMRRMEGQTLGIVGLGNIGMLLAQKAKCLGLNVLATSRSGKSIEGVKTVEMDELLAESDYVALLIPATPETKKSIGAEQFKKMKPTAYLINTARGAIVDHDALAAALDAGELAGAALDVQDPEPCDLSVAPYNDPRVIITPHAAFVSVESLENMRSRVSRQVVDCLQGTTPENVRNGFTAG is encoded by the coding sequence ATGGCCAAATACCACGTTCTGCTGACTGACTACGCCTGGGAAGAACTCGAAATCGAAAAGAAAGTTCTTGCTGACAACGACGTCGAGTTGATCGTCTCGCCTTCGAAAGACGAGCAAACGCTGGTCGAACTGGCCCAAAAGCACCAGGTCGACGCCATCATGACCAACTGGGCCCTGGTGACCGAAAAGGTGATTTCAGCTTCGCCCAAGGTGAAGATTGTCGCTCGACTGGGGATCGGCCTGGATAACATCGATATCGACTACTGCACTTCCAAGGGGATCCTGGTCACCAACACGCCGGACTACTGCCTGACCGAAGTCGCCGAGCATACGCTGGCCCTGATGTTCGCTTGTGCTCGCAAAGTGGCGATGTACCACCACGACACGATGTCAGGCAAATACGACCTGACCGCTGGCCCGATCATGCGTCGGATGGAAGGGCAAACGCTGGGGATCGTTGGTTTGGGCAACATTGGGATGTTGCTTGCTCAAAAAGCGAAGTGCCTCGGCCTGAACGTTCTGGCCACCAGCCGGAGTGGGAAGAGCATAGAGGGCGTCAAAACGGTCGAAATGGACGAGCTGCTGGCTGAGTCCGATTACGTCGCGCTGCTGATTCCAGCGACCCCCGAAACCAAGAAGTCGATCGGTGCCGAGCAGTTCAAGAAGATGAAGCCGACGGCTTACCTGATCAACACCGCTCGTGGGGCGATCGTCGATCACGATGCCCTGGCCGCCGCCTTGGATGCTGGCGAACTGGCAGGTGCGGCACTCGACGTGCAAGATCCAGAGCCATGCGACTTGAGCGTGGCTCCTTACAACGATCCGCGCGTGATCATCACGCCGCACGCGGCTTTTGTCAGTGTTGAATCGCTGGAAAACATGCGGAGCCGCGTTTCGCGTCAGGTAGTCGATTGCCTGCAAGGCACGACGCCAGAGAACGTCCGCAACGGTTTTACCGCTGGTTAA
- a CDS encoding DUF1559 domain-containing protein, protein MKKRAFTLVELLVVIAIIGVLIALLLPAVQQAREAARRMQCNNNLKQIGLGLHNFHDTYGRFPASYGFNDQANAGSWVKAWGWGSRILPFLEQSALHDLLGVSRREFNDALPGNNSSSWPAVEVAAMRTPLDAFICPSDPGDDINTSVDFCHTGGPDSTKPAKSNYAGVMGHYTTNWYASPSASIPNQHGVMNPQEGARMADITDGTSNTFAIGERDSIHHAAYWVGPGNVNSESSWSSPKAIGRTFGQKVNQPLVGRFYLAFSSLHPGGANFLFADGSVHFIAETIESKEGLKNDGNPAAWYTSYNDLDTSTVGVYQKLGLRDDGQSVGQY, encoded by the coding sequence ATGAAAAAGCGAGCCTTCACGCTCGTCGAGCTGCTTGTGGTGATCGCCATCATCGGTGTTTTGATCGCCCTGCTGCTTCCGGCCGTACAACAAGCCCGCGAAGCTGCCCGGCGGATGCAATGCAACAACAACCTCAAACAAATCGGCCTTGGCCTGCACAATTTCCACGACACCTACGGCCGATTTCCGGCGAGCTACGGCTTCAACGATCAGGCCAACGCCGGCAGTTGGGTGAAAGCCTGGGGCTGGGGATCGCGGATCCTTCCGTTCCTGGAACAGTCGGCCCTGCACGATCTGCTGGGTGTTTCACGACGCGAATTCAACGACGCGTTGCCAGGCAATAATTCGTCGAGTTGGCCAGCGGTTGAAGTCGCTGCCATGCGAACGCCACTTGATGCGTTCATTTGCCCCAGCGATCCTGGCGACGACATCAATACCTCGGTCGACTTCTGCCACACGGGCGGCCCCGACAGCACCAAGCCAGCCAAAAGCAACTATGCCGGCGTCATGGGTCACTATACGACGAACTGGTACGCATCCCCTTCGGCCAGTATCCCCAACCAACATGGCGTGATGAATCCGCAGGAAGGGGCTCGCATGGCTGACATCACCGACGGAACGAGCAATACGTTTGCCATCGGCGAACGGGACTCGATCCATCATGCCGCCTACTGGGTTGGCCCTGGCAACGTGAATTCGGAATCGTCGTGGTCTTCACCGAAAGCGATCGGACGGACGTTTGGCCAGAAGGTAAACCAGCCGTTGGTCGGACGTTTCTACCTTGCTTTTTCCAGCCTCCACCCAGGCGGGGCCAACTTCCTGTTTGCCGACGGCAGCGTGCACTTCATCGCGGAAACGATCGAGTCGAAGGAAGGATTGAAGAACGACGGAAACCCAGCCGCGTGGTACACCTCGTACAACGATCTCGATACGTCGACGGTGGGCGTTTATCAGAAGCTTGGTTTACGTGACGATGGCCAGTCGGTCGGACAGTACTAA